The Cloacibacterium sp. TD35 region TAAAGGCTTTTCTAGGCTTTGCAATTACCAGAGCATCCATTCTTTCTAAATTCGGAAGATCTTCTAAAGTCAACTCTTTTTTGTTAACAGGAATTACAGGACCAGCATTGTAATTTTCGAGTGTCATGTCCATAAAACTGCGAAATTCATCTACTCTTAATTCATCTTGATTCACCAAAACACCTACGTTTTTCTTTTGGTCTGTCACCAAAGATTTAATGGTAGATGCGAAGTTAAATTCCAGATTTTCAATGGATTTGGTTAACTGTTCCGTTGCATCTATTCCCATTTGATTGGTTATCAACGAAATAGAAGTTCCGTAACCTTTATATTTCAGGGCTGCATAAGGAAAAAGCACAATTTGAGAAACTTTCCCGTCTTTCATATCAGGCAACATAGAAGGTTGCATTCCCATTGCTTGAAGCGTATCTTGAGACATTTTAGTCGCAATAGGATCGATGAATTTGTAATCAATTTTTGGATTGATTTTTCTGAATTCTTCTAAAAGAAACTGCGTTTCATTCTGCAATTGCTTGAAACTGGCAGGAAAATCACCTTCCAGATAAACTTCTACAGTCAGTGGTTCTTTTACAGATTTCAGCGTTTCTACCGTAGCATCAGAAAGGGTGTAACGCTTCTCTTTAGTCAAATCAAAACGATGAGAAAATACCCCGAAAATTCCTAATAATAGGATGATGGCTGGAATAATATATTTTAAATTTTGTTTCATTTTTGTAATTATTTCTTATTCCCTACAAAATATTTAGCCAAAAACAAACTCAATCCAATCACGAACAAGAAGTAAAATACATCTTGGGTATCAATCAAACCTCTTGTAAAAGCGATAAAATGATGATAAAAGCCAAGATTTTGAAGCAAATAATCTGCACCTCCTAACAATTTGAAATTGGCCAATTGTTCTATCCCAAAGTATAAGATGAAATTCAAGAAAACGCCCAATAAATAGGCCATAATTTGATTGGTGGAAAGTGAACTTGCCAAAATCCCAACAGCAGAAAATGTAGCAATGAGAAGAATAATCCCGAAATAGCTTCCTAAAGTCGCTCCGAGGTCTAAATTTCCTGCAGGAACTCCTAAAGCGTAAACAGAGTACAGGTAAACCAATGAAGGGAGTAAACATAAAATCCCTACTAAAAATACTGCTAAAAATTTCCCTGAAACGATTTCAGAAATACTTAATGGTTGAGAAAAAAGCCATTGCAATGTTCCGTTTTGTTGTTCCTCAGCAAAAGATTTCATGGCTAATGCAGGAATAATGAACAAAAACAACCATGGTGAAAGCGTGAAAAAGCTCTGCAAACTGGCAGTTCCGATTTCTAGAATATTGAAATCATTCTCGAAAAAAAATAAAAATAAAGCAGAAATAAAAGAAAATGCACCGATGATAATCCATGCACTCCAATTCCCGAAATAACTCCAAAGTTCTTTTTTTAGTATTGCTATCATATTTTTTTGGGTGTTAGATGATGGGCGTTAGATATTTTTTTGGATTTTCATCCAGCATCTAACTTCCAGCATCCAAAAAATTTATTTTTTCTTATTCACCAATTTTACCGTCATCATAATTACCAATACAATAACGATGAATCCTATAAATAATTGCCACCAATATTGCAATGCGGTAGATTTTAATACAGCCACAAAAACCACTAAAAATAAGATGAAAGTAGCGATTTCGTTGCTTTGTCTAAGTTTAAGATTAGCTGTAGATAAATCTTGGTTATTGAGGTGTTTAATTTCTAAAACTTTTTTCCAACACCAGTAATGGTAAACGAAAAGTCCAATTAAAAACAAAATTTTATAGTAAAACCAAGATAAGGAAGGTTTAGCCATTAACAAAGGGAAATTAGGATAGTAATAAAAAACCATCCAAACACCAAAAATGGTCATCAAAACAAACGCAGGAACCGTAATAATGTTCCATA contains the following coding sequences:
- a CDS encoding ABC transporter permease, whose amino-acid sequence is MIAILKKELWSYFGNWSAWIIIGAFSFISALFLFFFENDFNILEIGTASLQSFFTLSPWLFLFIIPALAMKSFAEEQQNGTLQWLFSQPLSISEIVSGKFLAVFLVGILCLLPSLVYLYSVYALGVPAGNLDLGATLGSYFGIILLIATFSAVGILASSLSTNQIMAYLLGVFLNFILYFGIEQLANFKLLGGADYLLQNLGFYHHFIAFTRGLIDTQDVFYFLFVIGLSLFLAKYFVGNKK
- a CDS encoding CopD family protein yields the protein MTYLIIKALHIIFMVSYFAGIFYLVRIFVYYKDTDAFESPKKEILREQYVYMARRLWNIITVPAFVLMTIFGVWMVFYYYPNFPLLMAKPSLSWFYYKILFLIGLFVYHYWCWKKVLEIKHLNNQDLSTANLKLRQSNEIATFILFLVVFVAVLKSTALQYWWQLFIGFIVIVLVIMMTVKLVNKKK